A portion of the bacterium genome contains these proteins:
- a CDS encoding LIC12162 family protein encodes MSDFQEGRPSSAPGGRFLATTALRDFWREECPIVLLGEWCREHGAAGRADQDKYPVLPYPLARPDRKRAAIRYCRGLLEDALPSIAGFLNRVHGENRSARYWRIIVGPWLGFFIEMLYERYLCLREAMEHAPGFETLLLSQKSYVTPYDYRDFHFLNLMDGYNLQIYSQLLREMGWKLPAREFEISRPPEVHSSAGLAWWKFSLKRMGSKILEQAGKDRPALLCDMPFGFRDLWKLCRTTGFSAWPMLFLREEEKYWENELQPDLRLSLKEVFRSEKDVFPALLASALPVNFPWLYLEGYARMCDAVAHLREDSRRKVLISSMGWKSNERFKFLAAGAAERGVHLVGVQHGGVTGLSDYSPAETLAVDVVNSFVTWGAYEDKGDKETPMPDPKVQRLYELGRRARNDVEGELLFVANSFPKYASRGLRTQPIASQVPGYLKWSHLFFQALPGELRSQFCYRPYPVDYGWGAADSFHREFPEVRVDDFSESILGRLEHSRLAVIDNPQTTFIEALILNRPFILFYDPDMWLMRSVIEERLEPLRQVGILHHDPGDAAKFVEQVEGAPHVWWSGPAVQEAREAFLAWYAPEGSVWLENWKSVFRLWLEKGGAGAHAEDWEIASTSEGAALSGNKREGSA; translated from the coding sequence ACACGGGGCTGCCGGGCGCGCGGATCAGGACAAGTATCCTGTATTGCCCTATCCGCTTGCACGCCCCGATCGGAAAAGGGCGGCCATTCGTTATTGTCGAGGCCTCTTGGAAGATGCCCTCCCTTCCATCGCCGGGTTTCTCAACCGCGTTCACGGGGAAAATCGCAGTGCCCGCTACTGGCGGATCATTGTCGGTCCCTGGCTGGGTTTTTTCATCGAGATGCTCTACGAGCGCTACCTTTGCCTGCGTGAGGCCATGGAGCATGCGCCGGGATTCGAAACCCTCCTCCTTTCTCAAAAATCATATGTTACGCCCTATGATTACCGCGACTTCCATTTCCTGAATTTGATGGATGGCTACAACCTTCAGATTTACAGCCAGCTGCTTCGTGAAATGGGGTGGAAGCTTCCGGCCCGGGAGTTTGAAATTTCCCGGCCGCCAGAGGTTCATTCCTCTGCCGGGCTGGCGTGGTGGAAATTTTCGCTGAAGCGGATGGGCAGCAAAATACTCGAGCAGGCGGGCAAGGATCGGCCGGCGTTGTTGTGCGACATGCCCTTCGGTTTTAGGGATTTGTGGAAGCTTTGCCGGACCACAGGCTTTTCCGCTTGGCCGATGCTCTTCTTGCGGGAGGAAGAGAAATATTGGGAAAACGAACTCCAGCCGGATCTGCGCCTGAGTCTGAAGGAGGTTTTCCGGTCGGAGAAAGATGTGTTTCCCGCCCTGCTGGCATCGGCGCTCCCCGTAAACTTTCCCTGGCTCTATCTGGAAGGTTATGCCCGGATGTGCGATGCCGTCGCACACTTGCGCGAGGATTCCAGGCGCAAGGTGTTGATCTCGAGTATGGGCTGGAAGAGCAACGAGCGATTCAAGTTTCTCGCCGCCGGTGCGGCGGAGCGCGGCGTGCACCTTGTGGGGGTACAGCACGGCGGCGTCACGGGGCTGAGCGATTATTCCCCCGCGGAAACCTTGGCGGTGGATGTGGTGAACTCTTTTGTTACATGGGGTGCGTACGAAGACAAGGGCGACAAGGAAACTCCGATGCCGGATCCGAAGGTCCAGCGGCTCTATGAGCTTGGCCGGCGGGCGCGGAACGATGTGGAGGGGGAGCTTCTCTTCGTCGCCAATTCGTTCCCGAAATATGCGTCCCGGGGCCTCCGCACTCAACCGATTGCCTCCCAGGTGCCGGGGTATCTGAAATGGTCGCACCTTTTCTTCCAGGCCTTGCCCGGTGAGTTGCGGTCCCAGTTTTGCTACCGCCCGTATCCGGTGGACTACGGCTGGGGCGCGGCGGATTCCTTCCACCGGGAATTCCCGGAGGTTCGGGTAGATGATTTCTCGGAGTCGATTCTGGGGAGGCTGGAGCACTCCCGCCTCGCCGTGATCGATAACCCCCAGACCACCTTCATCGAGGCGTTGATTCTCAATCGCCCTTTTATTCTGTTCTATGACCCCGATATGTGGCTGATGCGCTCCGTCATTGAAGAGCGGCTCGAACCGCTGCGGCAGGTAGGGATTCTCCACCATGACCCGGGCGATGCCGCAAAGTTCGTGGAGCAGGTGGAGGGCGCGCCCCATGTCTGGTGGAGCGGACCAGCCGTGCAGGAGGCGAGGGAGGCGTTTTTGGCTTGGTATGCGCCTGAGGGGTCTGTTTGGCTGGAGAACTGGAAAAGTGTTTTCCGCCTCTGGCTGGAGAAAGGAGGGGCGGGCGCCCATGCGGAGGACTGGGAGATTGCGTCCACCTCTGAGGGCGCTGCATTGTCCGGCAACAAGAGAGAGGGAAGCGCCTGA